A stretch of Candidatus Bipolaricaulota bacterium DNA encodes these proteins:
- the pheT gene encoding phenylalanine--tRNA ligase subunit beta, whose protein sequence is MNVSINWLNKYVDLKGIDPKEIANKLTMSTVEVDAVYPLAENLENIFVAKIINVLPHPNADKLKLVDVDLGSERIRVVCGGSNLKPDMLVALARPGAMIKWHGVGEPVKLEETTIRGEESKGMICAGDEIGLGDLYPHKQGEILELESQTAKAGQALSEALELNDYILDIDNKSLTNRPDLWGHYGIARELAAIFGKELKEIKSEKIKEGKDFQLKVKTQAPELCPAYYAAAMGNIKVAESPKWLARALASVGQKSINNIVDITNYVMFDLGQPIHAFDASKISGQQIIVRQATPGEKLISLDNESRQLGENMLVIADKKNPIALAGIMGGKNSEISDKTVAIVIEAANFDPSNIRKTSLKLGLRTEASIRFEKGLDPVAAKVALERVVGLILENQPDAKVESGVESFEKYKLNLGPIELSKDFISKKMGIEIEDKKTVGILESLGFEVKEKKNSFEVKVPSFRATGDVSIPEDLIEEISRIYGYDSFTPIMPEVKNEYQPENKERKLERRVKEFLTLSSGLTEVRNYSFTKKDLLDIVGLDYSGYFQLENPWDENENLLRQNLWPQLLLNVKNNSRFFDCFGIFELGRVFLAKDGPFEVSPDNKAKLPAQPNYLAGAYFDKSDDAPFFKAKDVIEKLLASLSLEASFSLPAESKAFYHPFRSVIVSLAGQEIGWVAELNPLVASKLELDDRAAVWQLDFDKIVEIFEPKYEYHPILKFPSSVHDLSIVVAEKTMYKDIDQIIKSIAPQIIKDVELLDVFKNGKIKTGQKSVTVRIVYQADDRTLEKEEIDKLQRKVIVQLEKGIGAKLRT, encoded by the coding sequence ATGAATGTATCAATCAACTGGCTCAATAAATACGTTGATTTAAAGGGCATTGATCCCAAAGAAATTGCCAATAAATTAACCATGTCCACGGTGGAGGTGGATGCCGTTTATCCGTTGGCTGAAAATTTGGAGAATATTTTCGTTGCCAAAATTATAAATGTCTTGCCGCATCCGAATGCGGATAAATTGAAATTGGTTGATGTTGATTTGGGCTCGGAAAGGATTCGCGTGGTCTGCGGCGGCTCCAATTTGAAACCGGACATGTTGGTGGCGCTGGCCAGACCCGGAGCCATGATCAAGTGGCACGGCGTGGGCGAGCCCGTAAAATTGGAAGAAACGACAATCAGAGGCGAAGAAAGCAAAGGCATGATTTGCGCCGGCGATGAAATCGGTTTGGGGGACTTGTATCCGCATAAGCAAGGAGAAATTTTGGAATTGGAAAGCCAGACCGCGAAGGCCGGACAAGCCTTGAGCGAAGCGCTCGAATTAAACGATTATATTTTGGACATTGACAACAAGTCTTTGACCAACAGACCCGATTTGTGGGGGCATTACGGCATTGCCAGAGAATTGGCCGCCATTTTCGGCAAAGAGCTCAAAGAGATAAAATCGGAAAAGATAAAAGAAGGCAAAGATTTTCAGCTTAAAGTGAAAACGCAGGCTCCGGAATTATGCCCCGCTTATTATGCCGCGGCCATGGGAAATATCAAAGTGGCCGAGTCGCCAAAGTGGCTGGCGCGCGCTCTGGCGTCAGTGGGGCAAAAATCAATCAATAATATCGTTGATATCACCAATTACGTCATGTTTGATTTGGGTCAGCCCATTCACGCTTTTGACGCGTCCAAGATAAGCGGTCAACAAATAATCGTCAGACAGGCCACTCCCGGAGAAAAATTGATCAGCCTTGACAATGAGAGCCGCCAGCTCGGCGAAAACATGTTGGTGATCGCGGACAAAAAGAATCCGATCGCTTTGGCCGGCATTATGGGCGGAAAAAATTCGGAGATCTCGGATAAAACGGTTGCCATTGTTATTGAAGCCGCTAATTTCGATCCTTCCAATATCAGAAAAACGTCGCTGAAGCTCGGCTTGCGCACGGAAGCCTCGATCAGGTTTGAAAAAGGTTTGGATCCCGTCGCCGCGAAAGTCGCGCTAGAGCGGGTGGTCGGCTTGATTCTCGAAAATCAGCCGGACGCGAAAGTGGAAAGCGGCGTTGAAAGTTTTGAAAAATACAAATTGAATTTGGGGCCGATTGAATTGTCCAAGGATTTCATTTCAAAGAAAATGGGCATTGAAATCGAAGATAAAAAAACGGTCGGCATTCTCGAGAGTTTGGGTTTTGAAGTCAAGGAGAAGAAGAATTCTTTTGAAGTGAAAGTGCCGTCGTTTCGAGCCACGGGCGATGTTTCCATCCCCGAAGATTTGATCGAAGAAATTTCCAGAATATACGGCTATGATTCTTTTACGCCGATCATGCCGGAGGTAAAAAACGAATATCAGCCGGAGAACAAAGAAAGGAAATTGGAGAGGCGAGTGAAAGAATTTTTAACTTTGTCTTCCGGGTTGACCGAAGTCAGGAATTATTCTTTCACGAAAAAAGATTTGTTGGATATCGTCGGTTTGGATTATTCAGGATATTTTCAATTGGAAAATCCTTGGGATGAAAACGAGAATCTGCTCAGGCAAAATTTATGGCCGCAGCTGTTGTTGAATGTCAAAAACAATTCCAGGTTTTTTGACTGTTTCGGCATTTTCGAACTGGGTCGAGTTTTTTTGGCCAAAGACGGACCGTTTGAAGTCTCGCCGGACAACAAAGCCAAATTGCCGGCTCAGCCTAATTATTTGGCCGGCGCGTATTTTGACAAATCGGACGATGCGCCTTTTTTCAAGGCCAAAGACGTGATTGAAAAATTGTTGGCCTCGCTGTCGCTGGAAGCGAGTTTTTCATTGCCCGCGGAAAGCAAAGCGTTTTATCATCCTTTCCGCAGCGTGATCGTGAGCCTTGCCGGTCAGGAAATCGGCTGGGTGGCGGAACTCAATCCGCTGGTCGCGAGCAAATTGGAACTTGATGATCGAGCGGCCGTTTGGCAGCTTGATTTCGATAAAATAGTGGAAATTTTCGAACCGAAATACGAATATCATCCGATTCTCAAATTTCCTTCATCGGTTCATGATTTGTCGATTGTCGTCGCCGAGAAAACCATGTATAAAGACATTGATCAAATAATAAAATCAATCGCTCCGCAAATTATCAAGGACGTTGAATTGCTTGATGTATTTAAAAATGGTAAAATAAAAACGGGACAAAAGAGCGTGACCGTGAGAATCGTCTATCAAGCGGATGATCGAACTTTGGAGAAAGAAGAAATCGATAAACTCCAGCGAAAAGTCATTGTCCAACTTGAAAAAGGCATCGGCGCCAAGTTGAGAACATAA
- the pheS gene encoding phenylalanine--tRNA ligase subunit alpha, with amino-acid sequence MMEKLKGLKKQIKTELDKISDIDSLLALEKKYFGRKDGIVNQVLKNLKNLSDAERIKVGQLANEIKTDILTILEKKRIELERSKIEAQLENEWIDTSLPLQAAAAHRPAGHLHPIFQVQYELEDVFKNLNFRILDGPELESDFYNFQAVNIPPDHPSREMQDTFYVKSDKEKMVLRTQTSSVQVRAMREFGAPLRAVIPGKVFRYEATDASHDNTFDQFEGLVVDKDISIANLIATMKILLRAIFKKDVTVRLRPGFFPFVEPAFELDMKCLVCGGAGCSVCKRSGWVEVLPCGLVHPNVLKAGGLDPKEWSGFAFGVGFSRLVMMRYGIEDIRHFNGADLRFLKQF; translated from the coding sequence ATGATGGAGAAATTAAAAGGCTTAAAAAAACAAATAAAAACGGAATTGGATAAAATCTCGGATATCGACTCGTTGCTAGCGCTTGAAAAAAAATATTTCGGTAGAAAAGACGGAATTGTAAATCAGGTGTTGAAAAATTTAAAAAATTTGTCGGACGCCGAGAGAATTAAAGTCGGACAATTGGCCAATGAAATAAAAACCGATATTTTGACCATTTTGGAAAAGAAACGTATTGAGTTGGAAAGATCTAAAATAGAAGCTCAGCTCGAAAATGAGTGGATCGACACTTCCTTGCCTCTTCAGGCCGCGGCCGCCCACCGTCCGGCTGGACATTTGCATCCCATTTTTCAAGTTCAATACGAACTCGAAGATGTTTTCAAAAATTTAAATTTTAGAATTTTGGACGGACCCGAATTGGAATCCGATTTTTATAATTTTCAAGCGGTCAATATTCCTCCGGATCATCCGTCTCGGGAAATGCAAGACACTTTTTACGTGAAAAGCGATAAAGAAAAAATGGTGCTGAGGACGCAAACTTCATCGGTTCAGGTGAGGGCGATGAGAGAATTCGGCGCGCCGCTTCGAGCGGTCATTCCCGGAAAAGTTTTTCGCTATGAAGCCACGGACGCTTCCCATGACAATACTTTCGACCAGTTTGAAGGCTTGGTCGTGGATAAAGATATTTCCATCGCCAATTTGATCGCCACCATGAAAATTTTACTTAGAGCCATTTTTAAAAAAGACGTCACAGTGCGGCTGCGTCCCGGGTTTTTCCCGTTTGTCGAGCCGGCGTTTGAACTGGACATGAAATGCTTGGTTTGCGGCGGGGCAGGCTGCAGCGTTTGCAAAAGAAGCGGCTGGGTGGAAGTCTTGCCTTGCGGCTTGGTGCATCCCAATGTGCTCAAGGCCGGCGGTCTGGATCCGAAAGAATGGTCGGGTTTTGCTTTTGGCGTCGGATTTTCGCGTTTGGTGATGATGAGATACGGCATTGAAGACATCAGGCATTTCAATGGCGCGGACTTGCGGTTTTTAAAACAGTTTTAA
- the ricT gene encoding regulatory iron-sulfur-containing complex subunit RicT, protein MKKVVSIQFNSWDKTYFFDPNNIELKIDDYVVVETQHGLDMGKVVEFKELGREEQDALGEIKSVLRKADKRDLDKLIENKEKVKEAIKVCKELIKKHGLPIKLVDVHLNLDGGRITFAFIADSRVDFRALLKDLNRLYKMNIRLQQLGIRDEAQIAADVGCCGQPVCCKTFLKELGNVSSEYADLQQVSHRGSERLSGLCGRLKCCLAYEKDTYEEMARDFPALGAKVKVKQGTGEVVGYHVLRRSVDVRLDGDGANVYVEAPISEISQSIPEKTKQIIKK, encoded by the coding sequence ATGAAGAAAGTAGTCAGCATACAATTTAATTCCTGGGATAAAACATATTTTTTCGATCCCAATAACATCGAACTCAAAATCGATGATTATGTGGTGGTCGAAACTCAGCATGGTCTTGATATGGGCAAGGTTGTCGAATTCAAAGAGCTTGGCCGGGAAGAGCAAGACGCGCTCGGAGAAATCAAATCCGTATTGCGCAAGGCTGATAAACGCGACTTGGACAAATTGATCGAAAATAAAGAAAAAGTGAAGGAAGCTATCAAAGTTTGCAAGGAGTTGATCAAAAAGCACGGGTTGCCCATTAAATTGGTTGACGTTCATTTGAATCTTGACGGCGGCAGAATCACTTTCGCTTTTATCGCGGACAGCCGCGTTGATTTTAGAGCGTTGCTCAAGGATTTAAATCGTCTTTATAAAATGAATATTCGTCTTCAGCAGCTTGGCATTCGCGATGAAGCTCAAATCGCGGCCGATGTCGGCTGTTGCGGACAACCGGTGTGCTGCAAGACATTTTTGAAAGAATTGGGCAATGTCAGTTCGGAATACGCGGATTTGCAGCAGGTTTCCCATCGCGGTTCCGAGCGCCTGTCAGGTTTGTGCGGTCGGTTAAAGTGTTGCTTGGCTTACGAAAAAGACACTTACGAAGAAATGGCTCGAGATTTCCCGGCTTTGGGAGCCAAAGTGAAGGTCAAGCAGGGCACGGGAGAGGTGGTCGGTTATCATGTTTTGAGAAGATCGGTTGACGTGCGCCTCGACGGAGACGGCGCCAATGTCTACGTCGAAGCCCCGATTTCCGAAATCAGCCAGTCAATTCCAGAAAAAACAAAACAAATTATTAAAAAATAA
- a CDS encoding translation elongation factor Ts yields MDLQQVAKLRQRTGCGINDCKLALEEANGDENLAIDILRKKGEIKAAKKSAERETKEGLVFAYIHPNKRIGAMIELDCETDFVARNEEFQELAKDLAMQVAATNPLYLSSVEVPEEVLNKEKEIYRDQLLNESKPDNIVEKIVEGKLAKYYEEVCLLNQPFIKDEDVTIEQLITEKIAKIGEKIAIAHFVRFEV; encoded by the coding sequence ATGGATTTACAACAAGTGGCGAAATTAAGACAGCGAACCGGTTGCGGCATCAATGACTGCAAGCTGGCGCTGGAAGAAGCCAATGGCGATGAAAATTTGGCAATCGATATTTTAAGAAAAAAAGGCGAAATCAAAGCCGCCAAAAAATCGGCGGAAAGAGAAACCAAGGAAGGTCTGGTGTTCGCTTATATTCATCCCAATAAAAGAATAGGGGCTATGATCGAGCTTGATTGCGAGACCGATTTCGTGGCTCGAAACGAAGAATTTCAGGAATTGGCCAAAGACCTGGCTATGCAGGTGGCGGCGACCAATCCGCTGTATTTAAGTTCGGTCGAGGTGCCCGAGGAAGTCTTGAACAAAGAAAAAGAAATTTATCGAGATCAGCTTTTGAACGAATCCAAGCCGGACAATATTGTTGAAAAAATCGTCGAAGGCAAATTGGCCAAATACTATGAAGAGGTTTGTCTCTTGAATCAACCTTTCATCAAAGACGAAGATGTCACCATCGAGCAATTGATCACGGAGAAAATCGCCAAAATCGGAGAAAAAATCGCCATCGCTCATTTTGTCAGATTCGAGGTTTAA
- the rpsB gene encoding 30S ribosomal protein S2, whose protein sequence is MEIPSLLDMLKAGVHFGHQKGKWHPKMKPYIYGVRNGVHIINLETTQKKLEEALNFIKETVAKGGTVLFLGTKTQAKDSVREAAISCGMPFIVERWLGGTFTNLSTILKLIKKYQRMKMESEKGEWDKFTKKEKLVNERALKKLDKIIGGLATLEKLPSVIYIVDMKEEKTAVIESNRVGVPVVAICDTNVNQTKAAYPIPANDDATRSIEMITGLVAEAVKEGKKEAEKRGDNIKIESSKS, encoded by the coding sequence ATGGAAATCCCAAGTCTTTTGGACATGCTTAAGGCCGGTGTTCACTTCGGACACCAAAAAGGAAAATGGCACCCGAAAATGAAGCCGTATATTTATGGCGTTCGAAATGGCGTGCACATCATCAATTTGGAAACAACTCAAAAGAAGCTTGAAGAAGCTTTGAATTTCATCAAGGAAACTGTAGCCAAGGGCGGCACAGTTCTTTTTTTGGGAACGAAAACTCAAGCGAAAGATTCCGTCCGCGAAGCCGCGATTTCTTGCGGCATGCCTTTCATCGTTGAAAGATGGCTGGGCGGCACATTCACGAATTTATCGACCATATTGAAATTGATCAAAAAATATCAGCGCATGAAAATGGAATCCGAAAAAGGAGAGTGGGACAAATTCACCAAAAAAGAAAAATTGGTGAATGAGAGAGCTTTGAAGAAATTGGACAAAATCATCGGCGGTTTGGCTACTCTCGAAAAATTACCGAGCGTCATTTACATCGTTGACATGAAAGAAGAAAAAACCGCGGTGATAGAATCCAACCGCGTTGGCGTGCCGGTCGTGGCCATTTGCGACACCAATGTCAATCAGACAAAGGCTGCTTACCCTATTCCGGCCAATGACGACGCCACTCGCTCCATTGAAATGATTACCGGCTTGGTCGCCGAGGCGGTCAAAGAAGGCAAAAAGGAAGCGGAGAAAAGAGGAGATAACATAAAAATTGAAAGTTCGAAATCCTAA
- a CDS encoding glycoside hydrolase family 3 protein gives MKKILLFVILIVSAGALFAWFYFEKNAFVGFQEKDRIAETIDNMTLEEKVGQMFVVGFWGEAPDANVVSLIQEKNIGGVILLKYNADNKEQLSSLIDDLQSRSEYPLLISTDQEGGTVTKIKVAGVKEFTAQSSISDVEQAYKVAFDRGKELSALGFNVNFSPVLDFITDKNSFLWSRVFRGSIDDFGEFGRAMVGGYQAAGISACIKHFPGHSNGSIDSHGNLPTVEWSKEEFDENISQFKKALEADPGFVMVGHIKYPNIDPENPSSLSKIIVQDILRGQLNYQGVIITDDMEMGALQNNFSNQAIAIKAVLAGNDILLYVSSFDKQVEAYEAVLEAVKSGVISESRIDESVYRILELKMGSL, from the coding sequence ATGAAGAAAATACTATTATTCGTTATCCTGATCGTTTCGGCCGGAGCTCTGTTTGCGTGGTTTTATTTCGAAAAAAACGCTTTCGTCGGTTTTCAAGAAAAAGATCGAATCGCCGAGACAATAGACAACATGACTCTCGAAGAAAAAGTCGGCCAGATGTTTGTGGTCGGTTTTTGGGGCGAGGCGCCCGATGCCAACGTCGTATCTTTGATTCAAGAAAAAAACATCGGCGGCGTGATATTATTGAAATACAACGCGGACAACAAAGAGCAATTGAGTTCATTGATCGATGATTTGCAGAGCCGCTCCGAATATCCTTTGCTGATTTCAACGGATCAGGAAGGGGGCACGGTGACGAAAATAAAAGTGGCCGGCGTTAAAGAATTTACCGCGCAATCTTCAATCAGCGATGTTGAGCAAGCTTACAAAGTCGCTTTTGACCGAGGCAAGGAACTGAGCGCGCTGGGCTTCAATGTTAATTTCTCGCCCGTGCTTGATTTTATCACCGATAAAAATTCCTTTTTGTGGTCGCGGGTTTTTCGGGGCTCGATTGATGACTTTGGCGAATTCGGACGTGCCATGGTTGGCGGCTATCAAGCCGCCGGCATCAGCGCGTGCATCAAACATTTTCCGGGACATTCAAACGGCTCAATTGATTCGCACGGGAATTTGCCAACGGTTGAGTGGTCAAAAGAAGAGTTTGACGAAAATATTTCGCAATTCAAAAAAGCGCTGGAAGCCGATCCGGGTTTTGTCATGGTCGGCCATATCAAATATCCGAACATTGATCCTGAGAATCCTTCAAGCTTATCCAAAATCATTGTTCAAGATATTTTGCGCGGGCAATTGAATTATCAAGGCGTGATTATTACCGACGACATGGAAATGGGAGCTTTGCAAAATAATTTTTCAAATCAAGCGATTGCAATCAAAGCCGTGCTGGCCGGTAATGATATTTTGCTTTATGTCAGTTCTTTTGACAAGCAAGTCGAAGCTTATGAGGCCGTGCTTGAAGCCGTTAAAAGCGGCGTTATTTCGGAAAGCAGGATTGATGAGAGCGTTTATAGGATATTGGAGTTGAAAATGGGTAGCTTGTAG
- a CDS encoding fibronectin type III domain-containing protein — MARNAAQKTTLAMINSYKEVGGGMISAVNFARRTDSKLFGARQEAIVAVKEKIANLAFDAGEKMQDVSDQVGFTLVKFGYLFVNEPTIIENTKISRLSATEVTITWTTNHPATGKVNFGESLDYGQDIQSDKRVTYHEFTIADLEPNTTYYYEVMSQNKNYVYDANHTFVTPAE, encoded by the coding sequence ATGGCCAGAAATGCCGCTCAAAAAACAACCTTGGCCATGATAAACTCATATAAAGAGGTTGGAGGCGGCATGATTTCAGCGGTCAATTTCGCCAGAAGAACGGATTCGAAGTTGTTTGGAGCCAGACAAGAGGCGATTGTGGCGGTTAAAGAAAAAATCGCCAATTTGGCGTTTGACGCCGGAGAAAAAATGCAGGATGTTTCCGATCAAGTCGGGTTTACATTGGTTAAATTTGGGTACTTATTCGTGAATGAGCCGACAATCATAGAAAACACCAAAATTTCCCGTTTGTCGGCCACGGAGGTCACGATTACTTGGACGACCAATCATCCGGCCACGGGCAAGGTTAACTTCGGCGAGTCGCTTGATTACGGTCAAGATATTCAATCCGACAAAAGAGTGACATATCATGAATTCACAATTGCCGATTTGGAGCCGAACACCACATATTATTACGAAGTGATGTCTCAAAACAAAAATTACGTTTACGACGCGAATCATACTTTTGTCACGCCGGCCGAATAA